A region of Lacinutrix sp. Hel_I_90 DNA encodes the following proteins:
- a CDS encoding tyrosine-type recombinase/integrase: protein MKKPEPVIPLFKKFIRETETGKRLKKNGERIKKGSIENYKYTLNNLTKFSIEAGFELRICDASKLNKRELTSEKNYWKKFYKKFTEYLYKNGCYDNYVGANIKTIRTFFNYLKHDKDINTGDFQRLFYVRNEQVEIFVLSPEQLKFLIHDTIFEESLTPTLKRIKDIFVFGCTTGLRYSDIFNLTNKNFELQEGDWYLKIKSQKTKTYSFIKLPDYAVSIYKKYEPKSAKTAVFKNITLFNFNKNLKLLGEKADFTTPVAISREKQGKASQVNKSAVKITQTRFCDKMSSHMMRRTAITTLLILGMPEHLVRKISGHSHASNSFNRYVHYAQVYVDKEIEKVHEKLNTY from the coding sequence ATGAAAAAGCCAGAACCTGTAATTCCCTTATTCAAAAAATTCATTCGTGAAACGGAAACAGGGAAGCGTCTTAAAAAAAATGGAGAGCGTATAAAGAAAGGCAGTATAGAGAATTACAAATACACACTTAACAATCTTACAAAATTCTCGATAGAGGCTGGTTTTGAATTGCGCATTTGTGACGCTTCTAAGCTTAACAAACGGGAGTTAACATCGGAGAAAAACTACTGGAAAAAGTTTTATAAAAAATTCACAGAATATCTTTATAAAAATGGCTGTTATGACAACTATGTTGGCGCAAACATCAAAACCATTCGCACCTTTTTCAATTATCTAAAACACGATAAAGATATTAATACAGGTGACTTCCAACGGTTGTTTTATGTCCGCAATGAACAGGTAGAAATTTTCGTGTTGTCTCCAGAACAGTTAAAATTTTTAATACACGACACTATTTTTGAGGAGTCTTTAACCCCAACTCTGAAACGCATCAAAGATATTTTTGTCTTTGGTTGTACTACAGGACTGCGGTATTCAGATATTTTCAATCTCACCAACAAAAACTTCGAGTTACAAGAAGGTGATTGGTATTTAAAAATAAAATCTCAAAAAACAAAAACGTATAGTTTTATTAAATTACCAGATTATGCTGTATCCATTTATAAAAAATATGAGCCTAAAAGCGCCAAAACAGCGGTATTTAAAAACATCACCTTGTTTAATTTTAATAAGAACTTAAAACTATTAGGCGAGAAAGCAGATTTTACTACTCCTGTTGCGATCTCTCGAGAAAAGCAAGGCAAAGCCTCGCAAGTTAATAAAAGTGCTGTAAAAATTACGCAAACACGTTTTTGTGATAAGATGAGTTCTCACATGATGCGGCGTACTGCTATTACTACTTTGTTAATTTTAGGAATGCCAGAGCATTTAGTTCGTAAAATTAGTGGGCATAGTCATGCCAGTAACTCCTTTAACCGTTATGTCCATTATGCACAAGTCTATGTGGATAAGGAGATTGAAAAGGTACATGAGAAATTGAATACTTATTAA
- a CDS encoding RHS repeat domain-containing protein: MLDYYPFGMLLPNRHKSSSSYRYGFQGQEKDDELKGEGNSLNYTFRMHDPRVGRFFAVDPLAATYPHYTPYSFSGNKVISHRELEGLEEYSSFEAYVLHTGDAKITVDDLDGNNGVWLTQDRVNETHRWKNAMKFITQNESSELFVSKGMTATSIGYTYVETPTTDNYSFGIVRDYYKWVQREVDKKGFKSQWAKGAAYLVDELADTWELESDNSIATGAFTPGLGKLMKSLNLGIAKYATEKFNDILFEKEVVDDWYKWDSNFVWHEQTVVALDVYQNADKSALSFANSLATKSGLMGNIAISKHFFPDFSLFGVSLLSSDDEFGSVGRYNIPMFMLYPDKHQTKNNTSLNEDQLSDVKRANKQVNEYYEKNIKEKPSEKPKG, translated from the coding sequence ATATTAGATTACTATCCTTTTGGGATGCTATTACCTAATAGACATAAAAGCAGTTCTAGTTATAGGTATGGCTTCCAGGGACAGGAGAAAGATGATGAGCTTAAAGGTGAAGGGAATAGTCTAAACTATACCTTTAGAATGCACGACCCAAGAGTTGGAAGATTTTTTGCGGTGGATCCGTTAGCCGCTACTTATCCTCATTATACGCCATATAGTTTTAGTGGAAATAAAGTTATTAGCCATAGAGAACTGGAAGGATTAGAAGAATACTCTAGTTTCGAAGCTTATGTTTTACATACAGGTGATGCAAAAATAACAGTTGATGATTTAGATGGGAATAATGGGGTTTGGCTAACTCAAGATAGAGTTAATGAAACTCATAGATGGAAAAATGCTATGAAATTTATTACTCAAAATGAATCATCTGAACTATTTGTTTCAAAAGGAATGACAGCAACCTCAATTGGTTATACATATGTGGAAACTCCTACAACTGACAATTATAGCTTTGGTATTGTTAGAGATTATTATAAATGGGTTCAAAGAGAAGTTGACAAAAAAGGATTTAAATCACAATGGGCTAAAGGTGCTGCTTATTTAGTCGACGAACTTGCTGACACATGGGAACTAGAGTCGGATAATAGTATAGCGACTGGAGCATTTACTCCTGGATTAGGAAAATTAATGAAAAGTTTGAATTTAGGTATTGCAAAATATGCAACTGAAAAATTTAATGACATTTTATTTGAAAAAGAAGTAGTAGATGATTGGTATAAATGGGATTCAAATTTTGTTTGGCACGAGCAAACCGTAGTAGCTTTAGATGTTTATCAAAATGCAGACAAAAGTGCTTTGTCTTTTGCAAATAGCTTAGCTACTAAATCAGGTCTTATGGGTAATATAGCTATATCTAAACATTTTTTTCCTGACTTTTCGCTTTTTGGAGTAAGCTTGCTAAGCTCAGACGATGAATTTGGTTCGGTAGGAAGATATAACATACCAATGTTTATGTTATACCCAGATAAACATCAAACAAAAAACAATACTAGCTTGAATGAAGACCAGCTTAGCGACGTAAAAAGAGCTAACAAACAAGTCAATGAATATTATGAAAAAAACATTAAAGAAAAACCTTCAGAAAAACCTAAAGGTTAA
- a CDS encoding toxin-antitoxin system YwqK family antitoxin gives MKIKLLLIILLVVSCGASKESLHQKKIQTTTFKEDFMVTKEPTHTNTSRTYYWYKSNNIQQSKGGYSGDLLHGEYIQYYITNQLAEKGVFNHGLKTKTWKSWFKNGQLKTVEHYSNGKLNGKFELYGDDGNVVTRGRYKNDIKNGKWIDYIAKDTLRYKKGKQVVKDSITIDEKPSFFKRLFKKKETEEKGELKEKTPKPLTQNKKKTVKKEKTQQPKKEPFLKRLFSKKENTNAKG, from the coding sequence ATGAAAATAAAACTCCTACTTATTATTTTACTGGTAGTATCCTGTGGTGCAAGTAAAGAATCCCTGCACCAAAAAAAGATACAAACCACAACCTTTAAAGAAGACTTTATGGTCACTAAAGAGCCCACGCATACAAATACTAGTAGAACGTATTATTGGTATAAGTCTAATAATATTCAACAATCTAAAGGTGGGTATAGTGGCGATTTGTTACATGGTGAGTACATACAATATTACATTACCAATCAACTAGCAGAGAAAGGCGTCTTTAATCATGGTCTAAAAACCAAAACATGGAAAAGCTGGTTTAAAAACGGTCAATTAAAAACAGTAGAGCACTATAGTAATGGGAAATTGAATGGCAAATTTGAATTGTATGGTGATGATGGGAATGTGGTAACACGAGGGCGTTATAAAAACGATATTAAAAACGGAAAATGGATCGATTATATTGCAAAGGATACGCTTCGATATAAAAAAGGGAAACAGGTTGTAAAAGACTCTATTACTATAGATGAAAAACCGTCGTTTTTTAAACGTCTGTTTAAGAAAAAAGAAACGGAAGAAAAGGGTGAGCTAAAAGAAAAGACACCAAAGCCTTTAACACAAAATAAAAAGAAAACTGTTAAAAAAGAAAAGACCCAGCAACCAAAAAAAGAGCCGTTTCTAAAACGTTTGTTTAGTAAGAAAGAGAATACTAATGCTAAAGGCTAG
- a CDS encoding type II secretion system protein J, whose translation MKPTTKKIKAFTILEVVMSLAIMSIIIVMVYTIFTLLSKQLYAYSHLTEEINNYNQLDTALKRDLHNANDIQFSNNVLLLISKGDSLKYTYTKNRLIRGSLTSIDTFSVAIKAFDFKKENQLLERGIKQVTLTYNFLEQDLKAVYFKDVGVANQINKRFFKHGN comes from the coding sequence TTGAAACCAACAACTAAAAAAATAAAAGCCTTTACTATCCTAGAGGTGGTAATGAGTCTAGCGATTATGAGTATTATAATAGTGATGGTGTACACTATATTTACCTTATTGTCTAAGCAGTTGTATGCGTATAGTCATTTAACAGAGGAGATTAATAATTACAATCAATTAGATACCGCTTTAAAACGAGACTTGCACAATGCAAACGATATCCAGTTTTCGAATAATGTGTTGTTACTCATATCAAAAGGGGATAGTTTAAAATACACGTATACTAAAAATAGATTGATTAGAGGGTCACTAACCAGTATTGACACCTTTTCAGTAGCGATAAAAGCCTTTGATTTTAAAAAGGAAAATCAACTATTAGAGAGAGGTATAAAACAAGTCACGCTCACTTATAATTTTTTAGAACAAGATCTTAAAGCGGTTTATTTTAAAGATGTTGGTGTTGCAAACCAAATAAATAAGCGATTTTTTAAGCATGGGAATTGA
- a CDS encoding type II secretion system F family protein, whose amino-acid sequence MGIDLATYTKKGVSKTKKTSFLDRDVRFVSGFSDKKKERFYKELALLIQSGIDFKQALEIITEQYKSKTDRALITTIKQEVVQGKSLHEAMKQSKKFSAYEYFSVKIGEETRKLDKVLIELQKYFDRKIKMKRQLISVFTYPAFVLAVTFGVLYFMMNNVVPMFSSVFKQFGAELPPLTQKIINLSHNFSTLSGVFIFSVLAIIAFHHLSKKKEWYRHFTSKMVLRIPFFGALIKKIYLSRLCQSLSLLLSAKTPLVMSLDLTHKMIDFFPIETSLEAVKSDILKGSALGESLSKYRIYDYKFVSMIKVAEQINKLDDMFERLSEQYNEEIEHQTKMIGVVLEPLIIIIIGLIVGVIMVAMYSPMFDLSKIIG is encoded by the coding sequence ATGGGAATTGATTTAGCGACATACACTAAAAAGGGCGTGTCTAAAACTAAGAAAACGAGTTTTCTAGACCGAGACGTGCGTTTTGTGTCTGGATTTTCAGATAAGAAAAAAGAACGCTTCTATAAAGAACTGGCGTTACTCATACAGTCTGGAATAGACTTTAAGCAAGCGCTGGAAATTATTACAGAACAATATAAGAGCAAAACAGATCGCGCACTAATTACCACGATTAAACAAGAAGTAGTGCAGGGTAAGTCTTTACACGAAGCTATGAAGCAGAGTAAAAAATTCTCTGCTTATGAGTATTTTAGTGTAAAAATAGGAGAAGAGACCAGAAAATTAGACAAAGTACTTATAGAATTACAAAAGTATTTTGATCGTAAGATAAAAATGAAAAGGCAACTCATTTCTGTGTTTACGTATCCTGCTTTTGTACTGGCAGTGACTTTTGGGGTCTTGTATTTTATGATGAATAATGTCGTGCCTATGTTCTCATCTGTTTTTAAACAGTTTGGAGCGGAACTACCACCACTAACTCAAAAAATAATCAATCTTTCTCACAACTTTTCAACCCTTTCTGGTGTTTTTATTTTTAGTGTTCTTGCGATTATTGCGTTTCATCACTTAAGTAAGAAAAAAGAATGGTATAGGCATTTTACGTCTAAAATGGTTTTACGGATTCCTTTCTTTGGAGCCTTAATCAAAAAAATCTATTTATCACGGTTATGCCAATCGCTTAGTTTGCTGTTATCAGCAAAAACGCCTTTAGTCATGTCATTAGATTTAACGCATAAGATGATTGATTTCTTTCCTATCGAAACCAGTCTTGAGGCAGTAAAAAGTGATATTTTAAAAGGAAGTGCTTTGGGAGAAAGTTTGTCTAAATATCGCATTTATGATTATAAGTTTGTTTCCATGATTAAAGTGGCAGAACAAATAAACAAGCTCGATGACATGTTTGAAAGACTCTCAGAGCAATACAATGAAGAAATAGAACATCAAACGAAGATGATAGGTGTCGTGCTCGAACCTTTAATAATAATTATTATCGGTTTAATTGTTGGTGTGATAATGGTGGCTATGTATTCACCAATGTTTGATTTAAGTAAAATTATAGGCTAA